The Vicia villosa cultivar HV-30 ecotype Madison, WI unplaced genomic scaffold, Vvil1.0 ctg.000978F_1_1, whole genome shotgun sequence region GACATATGACTCGAAAAAACAATGGCATCCATCCACTTTAACCATCTATCTCCAAAACCCATACCAATCAACATAGCTTGAAGAAACTCCCAATTGACCTTGTCATAAGCTTTTTCGAAATCTACTTTGAAAAGCAACACCTCCTTTTTTTCCTTCGAAGCgtaatctactaactcattcgcCACTAAAGCCCCGTCCAACAACTGTCTCCcaggaacaaaagcactttgactaCTAGAAATGACTTTTCCGATCACTTGTTTGATTCTTCCCGCCAATGCTttggatatgatcttatgaatgCTACCAACCAAACAAATCGGCCTATAGTCGTCTAAACCTAACGGATTGTTAGATTTAGGAATCAAAGCCAAAAAGGAAGATGTTATAGATTTAGCAAGAGAAGACCCGTGTGAAATTCTCTAAAGCACGATATAACATCCTCTTTAACAAACTCCCAACATTTCTTATAGAAAAGAATAGAATAGCCGTCCGGACCCGGACTTTTATCCCCATCACAACTCCACACCGCTTGTTTTatttcactttcttcaaaaggtaaCTCGAGAATACACTTGTCCTCATTGCTAAGCATATTAAATCGCTCTCCCTCCAAGGGCCGGTCTAAACGCCTCACTCTCTTTAAATTTAGTCCCAAAGTGATCGAAAATTTCCTCCTTAACATCCTCCACTTCATTGAGAATCCCTCTCGCCGTAGAAATATGACCAAGATGATTACGCCTCAAACCCCTCTTCATAATCGAATGGAAAAACCTACTGTTATCATCTCCATCATTAGGCCACCTAAGCCTAGCCTTTTGAATCAACATGTTTTCCTAATCTTAAGATTAGTCCAAAATTTCCTATTCGCCCTCCTTCTAACTCCCGACTCCACCTCCACATCCGAAGAATGGTTGTCTAAAGCATTAATCTCCTTGACACCTTCCTCCACCTCCAGGTTAATTTTGCCAAAAACATTATAGTTCCACCACCTCAGTTTAATTTTTAGGAGTCTcagcttctctttcaacacaaaATCACCATGCCCATAAATGTTCATACCGCTCCATTCCTTCTCCACAAAACCAATAAATCCCTTATCTTGAAACCAagaattattgaatttaaaaggTTTCGGATCCCAATCCATTTTATCCACCACCAACCAAATGGGGCAATGGTCGGATATATCCCTATCTCCAATCTGTTGCCCGACAACTCCCCACAAATTAACCAAATTGCTAGACACCAAGAAACGATCTAGCCGACTTTTCGACCTACCATCACTACTGAACCAACTAAATTTCTTATCTTTGCACGGCACATCCTCCATCCCTAAATCATTAATAAAACCAGAAAAATTCGTCCCACTCCGCTTGGTTACCCACCGCTGTCCTTCCTTTCCTTTCCCTCCCATTTTTCACAGAGTTAAAATCACCACCAAAAAGCCAATCCCCATCATTAAAACTATCTTTTAAATCCAAT contains the following coding sequences:
- the LOC131632672 gene encoding uncharacterized protein LOC131632672, encoding MGGKGKEGQRWVTKRSGTNFSGFINDLGMEDVPCKDKKFSWFSSDGRSKSRLDRFLVSSNLVNLWGVVGQQIGDRDISDHCPIWLVVDKMDWDPKPFKFNNSWFQDKGFIGFVEKEWSGMNIYGHGDFVLKEKLRLLKIKLRWWNYNVFGKINLEVEEGVKEINALDNHSSDVEVESGVRRRANRKFWTNLKIRKTC